A section of the Babylonia areolata isolate BAREFJ2019XMU chromosome 31, ASM4173473v1, whole genome shotgun sequence genome encodes:
- the LOC143276243 gene encoding uncharacterized protein LOC143276243: MEEGEEEEQKMEEEEEQKQKMTVEEEVEQEQKMTVKEERKTEQEEEEQEQKMTAEEEVEQEQKMTVEEERKAEQEEEEQEQKMTAEEEAEQEQKMTVEEERKAEQEEEEEQEQKMTAEEEEQEQKMTAEEEEERKAEQEEEQQKEKEAQEASEVRAEGGHLSPASALCSGGRKTSNVSLSGIKPTFWWRAPDLSAC, translated from the coding sequence atggaggaaggggaggaggaggagcaaaaaatggaggaggaggaggagcaaaagcAAAAGATGacggtggaagaggaggtggagcaAGAGCAAAAGATGACAGTGAAGGAGGAGCGAAAGacggagcaggaggaggaggagcaagagcaaAAGATGACGgcggaagaggaggtggagcaAGAGCAAAAGATGACAGTGGAGGAGGAGCGAAAggcggagcaggaggaggaggagcaagagcaaAAGATGACGGCGGAAGAGGAGGCGGAGCAAGAGCAAAAGATGACAGTGGAGGAGGAGCGAAAggcggagcaggaggaggaggaggagcaagagcaaAAGATGAcggcggaagaggaggagcaagagcaaAAGATGacggcggaagaggaggaggagcgaaaggcggagcaggaggaagagcagCAAAAGGAGAAGGAAGCGCAAGAAGCAAGCGAGGTGCGGGCAGAGGGCGGGCATCTCTCCCCAGCCTCAGCTCTCTGCAGTGGAGGAAGGAAGACGTCGAACGTTTCACTCTCTGGGATCAAACCAACCTTCTGGTGGCGGGCTCCAGACCTCTCAGCTTGCTGA